From a region of the Lactuca sativa cultivar Salinas chromosome 4, Lsat_Salinas_v11, whole genome shotgun sequence genome:
- the LOC111919463 gene encoding UDP-glycosyltransferase 83A1, translated as MCTDKKKIEMRKPHAILVPYPAQGHVIPMMELMQRLVKHGVKVTFVNTNFTHKLVTDAFSEDEKLNDLASLVSLPDGLETGEDRNDFGKLPDAIFRVMPEKLEEMIKELNAKGDDFEKVTCIVADICMGWVFEVAEKMKIRKAAFWPAAAISLASLFCIPKLLEDGIIDNKGTPMKKQMVQLSPTMPAISSLEFTWLGIGDLKTQEILFNLMVKANEFVTLADFTICNSTYELEKGTFTSYPEILPVGPLLASHRVANQIGHFWKEDSTCLAWLDQQPARSVIYVAFGSFTLFDRTQFDELAHGLEMTNMPFLWVVRSDMVKDMKNDGYDDGIKSRGRIVGWAPQQKVLSHPSVGCFVSHCGWNSVLEGVSSGLPFMCWPYFSDQFANRMYISDVWKTGLVFDKDESGIVSREEIKNKIELLLGNDEFKVRAIDLKEKVAVAVSKGGHSDKNFSNFIDWIQEKGT; from the exons ATGTGtacagataaaaaaaaaatagagatgAGAAAGCCACATGCTATACTTGTACCTTATCCAGCACAAGGTCATGTAATCCCCATGATGGAGCTTATGCAACGATTAGTAAAACATGGTGTCAAAGTTACATTTGTTAACACGAATTTCACTCACAAATTGGTTACAGATGCGTTCTCTGAAGATGAGAAATTGAATGATTTAGCAAGTCTTGTGTCACTACCAGATGGATTGGAAACAGGAGAGGATAGAAACGATTTTGGTAAGCTACCAGATGCAATCTTTCGAGTCATGCCTGAAAAGCTTGAAGAGATGatcaaagaacttaatgcaaaagGAGATGATTTTGAGAAAGTTACATGTATTGTTGCTGATATTTGTATGGGTTGGGTGTTTGAAGTTGCTGAAAAGATGAAAATAAGAAAAGCAGCCTTCTGGCCTGCAGCAGCTATAAGCTTGGCCTCACTATTTTGCATCCctaagttgcttgaagatggaatCATAGATAACAAGG GGACTCCCATGAAGAAGCAAATGGTTCAACTATCACCAACCATGCCTGCTATAAGCTCTTTAGAGTTTACATGGCTGGGAATTGGCGACTTAAAGACACAAGAAATACTTTTTAATTTGATGGTAAAAGCCAATGAGTTTGTGACACTGGCAGACTTCACAATCTGCAATTCAACTTATGAATTGGAGAAAGGAACATTTACTTCATATCCTGAGATCTTGCCAGTAGGTCCACTACTGGCAAGCCATAGAGTGGCCAATCAGATTGGCCACTTTTGGAAAGAGGACTCAACGTGCCTGGCATGGCTTGACCAACAGCCAGCACGTTCAGTCATCTATGTTGCATTTGGAAGCTTCACGCTTTTTGACCGTACCCAATTTGATGAGCTGGCACATGGACTTGAAATGACCAATATGCCCTTCCTGTGGGTTGTGCGGTCTGACATGGTTAAAGATATGAAAAATGACGGATACGATGATGGAATAAAGAGTCGTGGGAGAATAGTGGGGTGGGCCCCACAGCAGAAGGTTTTGAGTCATCCTTCTGTTGGTTGCTTTGTGAGCCATTGTGGTTGGAACTCTGTGTTGGAAGGTGTTAGTAGTGGTTTACCATTTATGTGTTGGCCTTACTTTTCTGATCAGTTTGCGAATCGGATGTACATTTCTGATGTTTGGAAGACTGGATTGGTGTTTGATAAAGATGAAAGTGGTATTGTTTCAAGAGAAGAAATCAAGAATAAGATCGAGCTGTTACTAGGAAATGATGAATTCAAGGTTAGGGCGATTGATCTTAAAGAAAAGGTTGCAGTTGCTGTAAGCAAAGGTGGCCATTCTGATAAGAACTTCAGCAACTTCATTGACTGGATACAGGAAAAAGGTACTTAG